From one Mytilus edulis chromosome 1, xbMytEdul2.2, whole genome shotgun sequence genomic stretch:
- the LOC139517698 gene encoding testis-specific serine/threonine-protein kinase 3-like: MEFLLNSGLSNVVALTEEVFSASSEVFGKVAIKKVLKTSTEFEAFLSLKHENIVEAIEIIEAEEFAFVLMEFAEFGDVFEYIMKNGLMSVEATLSVFSQVVKAVEYCHLNGIAHNDIKLENVLLSNGCVKLADFGFAKSTVVVAESEEFCGTLPYAAPEVIMGMEHNTMKADMWSMGVMLYVMLFGAFPFSDSDATSMVKAQLSNTLSFPENTSDIVKSLVSSMLEPSVEKRADAISVRLALSQF, from the coding sequence atggaatttttatTGAACAGTGGACTTTCAAACGTTGTAGCCCTAACTGAAGAAGTTTTCTCCGCCTCTAGCGAAGTATTCGGTAAAGTTGCAATTAAAAAAGTCCTCAAAACCTCTACTGAGTTTGAAGCTTTCCTCAGCCTCAAACACGAAAACATTGTCGAAGCCATTGAAATCATCGAAGCCGAAGAATTTGCCTTCGTTTTGATGGAATTCGCTGAATTCGGAGATGTTTTTGAATACATAATGAAAAACGGCCTCATGTCCGTTGAAGCCACCCTATCTGTCTTCTCTCAAGTTGTCAAAGCAGTCGAATACTGCCACTTAAACGGAATCGCCCACAATGACATTAAATTAGAAAACGTCTTGTTATCAAATGGATGTGTCAAACTGGCCGATTTTGGATTTGCCAAATCAACCGTTGTTGTTGCCGAATCTGAAGAATTTTGTGGAACCCTCCCATACGCTGCCCCCGAAGTTATTATGGGAATGGAACACAACACCATGAAAGCCGACATGTGGAGTATGGGAGTTATGCTCTACGTCATGCTCTTCGGAGCTTTCCCATTCTCCGATAGTGACGCAACCTCTATGGTCAAAGCTCAACTCTCAAACACCCTCTCTTTCCCCGAAAACACTAGCGACATCGTAAAATCCCTTGTCTCCTCTATGCTTGAACCCTCTGTTGAAAAACGTGCTGATGCCATCTCAGTCCGTCTTGCCTTGAGTCAGTTTTAG